A section of the bacterium genome encodes:
- a CDS encoding T9SS type A sorting domain-containing protein codes for TIGTAMRERWCVRFNDSTWNVCQPPKPHTLSLTCYPNPFNAEVRIKLRMPDAGDAKIDIYDISGKLIDHIHKSKLTAGWHELVWRPRISVPSGVYLLRVSAGGEAVVRRVVLVR; via the coding sequence ACCATAGGCACTGCGATGCGCGAGCGCTGGTGCGTAAGGTTCAACGACTCGACATGGAATGTTTGCCAACCACCCAAACCCCATACTCTCTCCCTCACATGCTATCCTAACCCCTTCAACGCTGAGGTGAGAATAAAGCTCCGAATGCCCGATGCCGGCGATGCAAAAATTGATATATACGATATTTCGGGGAAGCTTATTGATCATATACACAAATCCAAGCTTACCGCTGGCTGGCATGAGCTTGTCTGGCGCCCCAGGATTAGCGTGCCGTCGGGGGTTTATTTGCTCAGAGTTAGTGCTGGCGGCGAGGCAGTGGTGAGAAGAGTGGTGCTGGTGAGGTGA